One genomic segment of Mesoterricola silvestris includes these proteins:
- a CDS encoding tyrosine-type recombinase/integrase: MATKPLRLDSPKARLALKKRPAPYWLAVTPGLALGYRRGIRGGHWLIRMQDKEMRPCRRQEALGVADDLAETGGVVADGIKILDYEQARTRALARFQGVPADHWANPVKLKSILKVSDAVNNYLGWLEHHGKSWKATKQMATCHILGNPIGEVPIVDLTKGQIASWHLKIAESQKMTNSGSFKSGGQQIPLGETEKLKNARKARRSTANRVLTILKAALTHQQGLQKKPITIDEPWRRVNKFPEAGVRRDRELSIEEQRKLIVACGPGLKELVQGALLTGARYSELANLRVSKVLLKTHSLSLPETKGGGPASIPLSKDACTFLEIQIKGRKPNDRVFLKADGTPWGLNHHAKPFREAVVAAGIEPVIFHELRHAFAISLLKAGMDPVLVSRALGHKSTRMIEEHYGHLLHEWVASVFQKKAPRIWYRKPGPAIRK, translated from the coding sequence ATGGCCACCAAGCCCCTCAGATTGGATTCACCTAAGGCTAGATTGGCCTTGAAGAAGCGCCCTGCCCCCTACTGGCTGGCAGTTACCCCCGGCCTCGCCCTTGGCTATCGACGGGGGATCCGGGGCGGTCACTGGCTGATCCGAATGCAGGACAAGGAGATGAGACCGTGCCGGCGACAGGAAGCCTTAGGGGTTGCCGATGACCTCGCTGAAACGGGAGGAGTCGTCGCGGACGGCATCAAGATCCTGGACTATGAGCAGGCAAGGACGCGGGCCTTAGCCCGGTTCCAGGGGGTCCCGGCAGATCACTGGGCTAACCCGGTCAAACTCAAATCGATCCTGAAGGTCTCCGATGCCGTGAACAATTACCTGGGGTGGCTTGAGCATCACGGCAAGTCCTGGAAGGCCACCAAACAGATGGCGACCTGCCACATCCTTGGCAATCCAATTGGTGAGGTCCCCATTGTCGACCTGACCAAGGGACAAATTGCATCCTGGCACCTGAAGATCGCCGAATCCCAAAAAATGACCAATTCTGGCAGCTTCAAATCAGGCGGGCAACAGATCCCCCTTGGGGAGACGGAAAAGCTGAAGAATGCCAGGAAAGCTCGGCGCTCAACTGCCAACCGGGTTCTGACCATCCTCAAGGCCGCGCTTACCCACCAGCAAGGCCTCCAGAAGAAGCCCATCACAATAGACGAACCCTGGCGGCGCGTGAACAAGTTCCCTGAGGCTGGGGTGAGGCGCGACCGGGAGCTTTCGATCGAAGAGCAGAGAAAGTTAATCGTTGCCTGCGGCCCTGGCCTCAAGGAACTAGTCCAGGGAGCACTCCTGACGGGAGCACGTTACAGCGAATTGGCCAACCTCCGCGTGTCGAAGGTTCTTCTGAAAACCCATTCCTTGTCCCTGCCGGAGACAAAGGGTGGAGGCCCTGCCAGCATCCCGCTCTCCAAGGATGCGTGTACATTCCTGGAAATCCAGATCAAAGGTCGTAAACCGAACGACCGAGTCTTTCTCAAGGCTGATGGCACTCCTTGGGGATTAAACCACCACGCAAAACCCTTCAGGGAGGCTGTCGTGGCAGCGGGGATTGAACCCGTCATTTTCCATGAACTCAGGCACGCATTTGCCATTTCCCTCCTCAAGGCAGGAATGGACCCTGTTCTGGTGTCCCGCGCTCTTGGGCACAAATCGACCCGGATGATTGAGGAGCATTATGGCCACCTTCTTCACGAATGGGTGGCTAGCGTGTTCCAGAAGAAGGCGCCACGTATCTGGTACAGAAAACCAGGCCCAGCCATCCGCAAGTGA
- a CDS encoding very short patch repair endonuclease: protein MSPETRSAVMARIKGKDTLPERQVAALLSPHGLSWESHAADLPGRPDLVFRDAKVVVFVDGDFWHGWRFPQWRDKLSVEWEAKIKRNRERDVRNQRKLRRMGWKVVRLWEHQICDNPDSAKRRVLVALGLEPLMELLT from the coding sequence ATGTCTCCCGAGACGCGAAGCGCGGTCATGGCCCGCATCAAGGGCAAGGATACGCTGCCTGAACGCCAGGTTGCTGCCTTGTTGTCCCCCCATGGCCTCTCATGGGAATCCCATGCCGCAGATCTACCCGGGCGCCCGGACCTCGTGTTCCGGGATGCCAAGGTCGTGGTTTTCGTGGACGGGGACTTCTGGCACGGTTGGCGTTTCCCCCAGTGGCGGGACAAGCTCTCCGTGGAATGGGAGGCCAAGATCAAGCGCAATCGTGAAAGGGATGTCCGGAACCAGCGCAAATTGAGGCGGATGGGCTGGAAAGTCGTCCGCTTGTGGGAACATCAGATCTGCGACAACCCGGATTCCGCCAAACGCCGGGTTCTGGTTGCTCTAGGCCTCGAACCATTGATGGAGTTGCTGACTTGA
- a CDS encoding PD-(D/E)XK motif protein codes for MKADPWFQISRPASPGQLKALRMHPDHPHEIFRTRDHSGAIGISIAFRDVVSFPAILPRLRGITIRNGNAPAQLLLTLHGEADSDLFNALSEDLARSCAEERDCQAALNAVLGRLDRWQKMLAHDRKGLLTEQEIRGLFGELTFLHEELIPRFGPSAVAFWNGPDGSPQDFAIGSSVVEIKTRAGSGPTRIQISSPEQLWPLLPKLFLGVYYLALVTIPGQGRSLRDLVDLIRTEVDVPGLRETYESRLEAVGYIDLPEYGADSFLPGPLDTYEVRQGFPMIAPGSVPDGVEHVTYAIQLDRCQPFLKAIDWAAIGGQ; via the coding sequence ATGAAGGCTGACCCCTGGTTTCAGATCAGCCGGCCGGCCTCTCCGGGCCAGTTGAAGGCCCTGCGCATGCATCCTGACCACCCCCATGAGATCTTCCGTACGCGTGATCATTCAGGCGCTATCGGGATTTCGATTGCGTTCCGGGACGTGGTGTCCTTCCCGGCGATCCTCCCACGGTTAAGGGGAATCACAATCCGGAATGGAAATGCACCGGCCCAACTGCTCCTCACCCTGCATGGGGAAGCAGATTCAGATCTGTTCAATGCATTGTCCGAAGACCTGGCGCGGTCCTGCGCGGAGGAACGAGACTGCCAGGCTGCACTGAACGCAGTCCTGGGCCGCCTCGATCGTTGGCAGAAAATGCTGGCCCATGACCGGAAGGGCCTCCTCACGGAACAGGAAATCCGTGGGTTGTTTGGAGAACTAACGTTTCTGCATGAAGAATTGATTCCAAGATTCGGCCCGAGCGCCGTTGCCTTCTGGAACGGACCGGACGGCTCGCCCCAGGACTTTGCCATTGGATCTTCCGTGGTTGAGATCAAGACAAGAGCGGGGTCAGGTCCAACCAGAATCCAAATTTCCAGTCCCGAACAGCTCTGGCCCCTGCTTCCGAAGCTGTTCCTTGGAGTCTATTACCTCGCGCTAGTCACGATCCCAGGCCAGGGAAGAAGCCTCAGAGACCTGGTGGATCTGATTCGCACTGAGGTTGATGTCCCAGGCCTCCGGGAGACGTATGAATCCCGATTGGAAGCGGTGGGGTATATCGACCTTCCTGAGTACGGGGCGGATTCCTTCCTTCCTGGACCTCTAGATACCTATGAGGTCAGGCAAGGCTTTCCAATGATCGCCCCGGGCAGCGTCCCGGATGGCGTCGAACATGTCACCTATGCCATACAGTTGGATCGCTGCCAACCATTCCTCAAAGCGATTGATTGGGCAGCGATTGGAGGTCAGTAG
- a CDS encoding AIPR family protein codes for MEMQEFSLELRQDVAARAEATGDFTESAFSEVVAEFLVETGGFSELIPCPFRQTGMKVDGYAFVPDEATLDLFVVDYEGNEEPATFTKTDLERSFKRLENFFEKCLTRKFVDEIEVSLPAYGLARQIFDEASSISRVRFFLLTDSILSDRVKDLPSKEKNGREWSYRVWDLDRLSKVMASGEPEEIHLDFVEMFGTSLRCLPAALENADLQCYLAVIPGDWLARIYEEWSGRLLEQNVRTFLQLKGGINKGIRQTILKEPENFFPFNNGISTTAEAAEIRNVGGSMEILSLRNFQIVNGGQTTASLFNAKMKDKAARIDQVRVQMKLTVVAPEKVLDLVPKISRFSNSQNKISDADFFSNHPFHVRIEGFSRGIWAPLHGGSLVQTHWFYERAKGQYGNAKAYLKTAKEKEFILQNPKTQVITKTDLATHFNTFRMLPHEVRRGAQKNFAKFAEFINEKWESADVEFSEVWFQQAVARAILFRSAEKMVQEAPWYSAWGFRAAIVTYSISLLVKRLSSVQLCLDLRKVWLSQEAGAGFKEQILTIGELVQTALGEGAERHGVKNIQEWGKRPACWDEISRLEFPIVESLKSDVIGIDEAAEERLDGRRGQRMMTEAEAQIRATELGGPHWTTVAQWASSRDDISPGDGQLLGVASSIPRRIPTPRQSIRLLEINEKYGVDQQSR; via the coding sequence ATGGAGATGCAGGAGTTCAGCCTCGAGCTCAGACAGGATGTCGCTGCACGGGCAGAAGCGACCGGGGATTTCACGGAGTCGGCCTTTTCCGAAGTGGTCGCGGAATTTCTCGTGGAGACGGGAGGGTTTTCTGAGCTGATCCCGTGCCCTTTCAGGCAGACCGGAATGAAGGTCGATGGATATGCGTTCGTCCCGGACGAGGCAACCCTTGATCTGTTTGTTGTCGATTATGAAGGAAATGAGGAGCCTGCGACCTTCACCAAAACCGACCTTGAAAGGTCCTTCAAAAGGCTGGAAAACTTTTTCGAGAAGTGCCTCACCCGAAAGTTCGTCGACGAGATCGAGGTCAGCCTTCCTGCCTATGGACTGGCACGCCAGATATTTGATGAGGCGTCCTCGATCTCAAGGGTGCGTTTCTTCCTGTTGACCGACTCGATCCTGTCTGATCGGGTCAAGGATCTCCCATCCAAGGAGAAGAACGGGCGGGAATGGTCGTATCGTGTTTGGGACTTGGATCGCCTTTCCAAGGTGATGGCCAGCGGAGAACCGGAAGAAATCCACCTCGACTTTGTGGAAATGTTCGGAACCAGTTTAAGGTGTCTTCCTGCCGCCCTGGAGAATGCGGACCTCCAGTGCTACCTGGCAGTGATCCCGGGTGACTGGCTGGCAAGAATCTACGAAGAGTGGAGTGGGCGATTACTGGAGCAGAACGTGCGCACGTTCCTTCAGCTCAAGGGAGGCATCAACAAAGGGATCCGCCAGACCATACTCAAGGAGCCTGAAAACTTCTTTCCCTTCAACAACGGGATTTCAACGACGGCGGAAGCAGCGGAGATCCGCAATGTGGGAGGATCGATGGAGATCCTGTCGCTCCGGAATTTCCAGATCGTGAACGGGGGCCAGACCACCGCATCGTTGTTCAATGCAAAGATGAAGGACAAAGCCGCACGAATTGACCAGGTTCGTGTCCAGATGAAACTGACAGTTGTGGCGCCGGAGAAGGTGCTCGACCTGGTTCCGAAGATTTCCCGATTTTCGAACAGCCAGAACAAGATCAGTGATGCTGATTTCTTCTCGAACCATCCCTTCCACGTCCGGATTGAAGGGTTCTCGAGAGGCATCTGGGCACCCCTGCATGGTGGCTCTCTGGTCCAGACACACTGGTTCTATGAGCGCGCGAAAGGGCAGTACGGAAACGCCAAGGCCTACCTCAAGACGGCCAAGGAAAAGGAGTTCATTCTTCAGAACCCGAAAACTCAAGTCATTACCAAGACCGACCTTGCCACACACTTCAACACCTTCAGGATGCTGCCGCATGAAGTTCGACGGGGAGCCCAGAAGAATTTCGCAAAATTCGCTGAATTCATCAATGAGAAGTGGGAGAGCGCGGACGTCGAATTCAGTGAGGTCTGGTTCCAGCAAGCTGTGGCCAGGGCAATTCTGTTCCGGTCAGCCGAGAAGATGGTCCAGGAGGCCCCCTGGTACTCCGCTTGGGGGTTCAGAGCTGCAATCGTGACCTACAGCATCTCCCTCCTGGTGAAACGCCTGAGTTCCGTGCAGCTCTGCCTCGATCTCAGGAAGGTATGGCTCAGCCAAGAAGCTGGTGCCGGCTTCAAGGAACAGATCCTTACGATCGGCGAACTGGTTCAAACCGCCCTGGGTGAAGGGGCCGAACGCCACGGCGTGAAGAACATCCAGGAGTGGGGCAAACGCCCTGCATGTTGGGACGAGATTTCCAGGCTCGAATTCCCGATTGTGGAGTCGCTGAAATCCGACGTCATCGGCATCGACGAGGCCGCAGAAGAACGTCTGGATGGCCGACGCGGCCAGAGGATGATGACAGAAGCGGAGGCGCAAATCAGGGCAACAGAACTGGGTGGGCCTCACTGGACCACTGTTGCCCAGTGGGCCAGCAGCAGGGATGACATCAGTCCAGGTGATGGACAGCTACTAGGGGTGGCTTCTTCGATTCCGCGACGGATCCCAACCCCCCGGCAATCGATCCGCCTGCTTGAAATCAACGAAAAGTACGGTGTGGACCAGCAGAGCCGATAG
- a CDS encoding DNA cytosine methyltransferase: MSLKTLDLFCGGGGSSWGAVQAGAQIVLGIDGWDRAIETYSRNFKNRGRQYLMAEDTGPSDLGLEQGQVELLLASPECTNHTCAKGAGNRDEESKRTANYVLNFACELEPEWIVIENVVHMKRWHGFEPLLEGLKDLGYGTTIQTLDASDFGVPQTRRRLFILCSKGSTPDPVPLPGTAVVNAREILDYDTATGKDLHRSRELFDGRRAKATLERFERGVAALGKGKPFLIVYYGSDAAGGWQSLDRPLRTLTTLDRFGLVTWKKGIPFLRMLQVPEIMRAMGFREEDGFQFTGTRREQIKQLGNGVCPPVMEAVVKHLCAVRRKPRKLKAVVRKRKTKALVLA; this comes from the coding sequence TTGAGTCTTAAAACACTGGATCTGTTCTGCGGTGGTGGCGGCAGCAGTTGGGGAGCCGTCCAGGCGGGCGCCCAAATTGTGTTGGGAATTGATGGGTGGGATCGCGCCATTGAGACCTATTCGCGAAACTTCAAGAACCGCGGACGCCAGTACCTGATGGCAGAGGACACCGGGCCTTCCGACCTGGGGTTGGAGCAGGGGCAGGTCGAGCTTCTCCTTGCATCTCCGGAATGCACGAACCACACATGCGCAAAAGGAGCCGGGAACAGGGACGAGGAAAGCAAACGTACCGCCAATTATGTGCTCAATTTCGCCTGTGAGCTTGAACCCGAATGGATTGTTATCGAGAACGTAGTGCACATGAAACGGTGGCACGGGTTCGAGCCGTTGTTGGAAGGGTTGAAGGATCTGGGTTACGGCACAACCATCCAGACGCTGGACGCTTCGGATTTCGGCGTGCCCCAGACCCGGCGGCGTCTGTTCATCTTGTGCTCTAAAGGTTCCACCCCGGATCCCGTTCCGCTTCCTGGGACTGCTGTCGTCAACGCCCGGGAGATCCTTGACTACGATACGGCCACGGGCAAGGACCTGCATAGGAGCAGGGAACTGTTCGATGGCAGGAGGGCCAAGGCCACTTTGGAACGGTTTGAGCGGGGGGTCGCGGCGCTAGGGAAGGGGAAGCCCTTCCTGATCGTCTATTACGGATCAGATGCTGCCGGAGGATGGCAGTCACTTGACCGACCGTTGCGGACTTTGACCACGCTGGACAGATTTGGCCTGGTCACCTGGAAGAAGGGCATCCCGTTCCTTCGCATGCTCCAAGTGCCCGAGATCATGCGTGCGATGGGCTTCAGGGAAGAGGACGGTTTCCAGTTCACGGGCACACGGCGGGAACAGATCAAGCAACTCGGCAACGGCGTGTGTCCTCCGGTCATGGAGGCCGTCGTCAAGCATCTTTGTGCAGTCAGAAGGAAGCCCCGGAAGCTGAAAGCAGTTGTGCGAAAAAGGAAGACGAAGGCTCTGGTCCTGGCCTAG
- a CDS encoding Z1 domain-containing protein, translated as MTTEQTIETMAMNVLASQPSRGAGDVREIVAGLTSVMSPPGTAGTDAMIEAISKRIEVRLEITMEDATVIQVAFEPWLEGRRADVEFSYWNRYRRLLGNSLPRSVVGTIDRDTDRIVGLLENPLRPGPWKRRGLGVGEVQSGKTGNYIGVACKAADLGYKFVVLLAGMQNNLRRQTQERVEDGFIGLDTDRLGAGVVHGNAEARTGVGVIDPTFQPISLTTKARDFKNEIAVSANISFSSVNAPIILVVKKQKRVLENLTAWLRSNNRASGGVICGVPMLLLDDEADNASINTRADNDPTQINRLIRELLNQFEQNAYLGYTATPFANIFIDPDTNDQMLQEDLFPRDFIVALDAPVNYVGPSKVFLSEDEPGILREVGDHLEAFPEKHKIDHGIAFLPESLLEAVRSFILTRAIRMLRGATHAHNSMLVNVSRFNSVQGQVTALITDYLTDLRNAVQAHSALPTVKALEDMTMSSLHATWDKEFSSAHDSWPEIQGVLNEAVGPIVVKTINNRSTDTLDYKGRKDDGLNVIAVGGLGLSRGFTLEGLTVSYFIRNSIMYDCLLQMGRWFGYRDGYFDVCRLYMTPDATSWYRHIAGASIELRDEIKRMERENRTPMEFGLKVRAHPDSLIVTARNKMKQGTVVTLSVSLRARLIETVFLRRDSIRQNRQLFERTVARLDSIYPGKAEDAAEGIFWKSVDAEDVKGLIQGWKNHDLNPQTMAGPVIRFLEEHQEKYLSHWDVCLYSPGNEESPVEVSGHMIRPAFRSVKDKADYYQVSGKSSRVASRGNEKAGLSEAEIQEAKEAFKKDHPGKQANVSDAYYRSARQRPLLMLHVLSLEKEDSWVPAWGISFPGRLPEGDTVEYVVNTTWFREQATDEVDEESMEAGSDEG; from the coding sequence ATGACAACCGAACAGACTATTGAAACCATGGCCATGAATGTCCTCGCTTCCCAGCCCTCCCGCGGAGCAGGCGATGTTCGTGAAATCGTTGCTGGTTTGACCTCGGTGATGTCGCCTCCAGGGACGGCGGGAACTGACGCGATGATTGAAGCCATCTCAAAGCGGATCGAGGTCCGTCTTGAAATCACGATGGAGGATGCAACTGTAATCCAGGTAGCCTTCGAACCTTGGCTGGAAGGACGGAGAGCCGACGTCGAATTCTCCTACTGGAACCGCTATCGGCGCCTCCTTGGCAACTCCCTGCCACGAAGTGTGGTCGGGACCATCGACAGGGATACGGACAGGATTGTGGGCCTGCTCGAGAACCCCCTCAGGCCCGGACCGTGGAAACGGCGCGGCCTTGGCGTTGGTGAAGTCCAGTCCGGCAAGACCGGCAACTACATCGGTGTTGCCTGCAAGGCTGCTGACCTGGGCTACAAATTCGTCGTACTGCTCGCAGGCATGCAGAACAACCTGCGACGGCAGACCCAGGAGCGTGTCGAGGACGGCTTCATAGGGCTGGATACCGACAGGCTTGGCGCGGGCGTCGTCCACGGCAACGCAGAGGCCAGAACAGGCGTTGGCGTGATCGACCCGACCTTCCAACCCATTTCCCTCACCACCAAGGCACGCGACTTCAAGAACGAGATCGCCGTCTCGGCCAACATCTCCTTCAGTTCAGTCAACGCACCCATCATCCTTGTCGTGAAAAAGCAGAAGCGGGTCCTGGAAAACCTCACAGCCTGGCTCCGGAGCAACAACCGCGCCTCGGGAGGGGTGATCTGCGGAGTGCCGATGCTGCTTCTCGATGATGAAGCAGACAACGCTTCAATCAACACGCGTGCAGATAACGACCCTACCCAGATCAATCGCCTCATCCGGGAACTCCTGAACCAGTTCGAGCAGAACGCCTATCTGGGCTATACGGCAACACCATTCGCAAACATCTTCATCGACCCCGACACCAATGATCAGATGCTCCAGGAGGACCTTTTTCCCCGGGACTTCATCGTCGCACTTGATGCTCCGGTGAACTATGTCGGGCCATCCAAAGTGTTCCTCTCGGAGGACGAGCCTGGAATCCTGCGGGAAGTTGGAGACCACCTGGAGGCCTTCCCGGAGAAGCACAAGATCGATCACGGCATTGCCTTTCTCCCTGAAAGTCTGCTCGAGGCGGTGCGCTCCTTTATCCTGACAAGGGCTATCCGCATGCTCCGTGGGGCCACCCATGCCCACAATTCCATGCTTGTGAACGTTTCAAGATTCAACAGCGTGCAGGGCCAGGTGACTGCCCTGATCACGGATTACCTCACTGATCTCAGGAACGCCGTCCAGGCCCATTCGGCCCTCCCGACCGTGAAAGCACTTGAGGATATGACAATGTCCTCCCTGCATGCGACCTGGGACAAGGAGTTCTCCTCAGCCCACGATTCCTGGCCTGAGATCCAGGGGGTCCTGAACGAGGCTGTGGGTCCCATTGTTGTGAAGACGATCAATAACAGATCCACTGATACCCTTGACTACAAGGGAAGGAAGGACGATGGCCTGAACGTAATCGCCGTCGGCGGTCTTGGCCTGTCCAGAGGCTTCACGCTGGAAGGATTGACCGTCAGCTACTTCATCCGAAATTCAATCATGTATGACTGCCTTCTCCAGATGGGTCGATGGTTCGGATATCGGGACGGCTATTTCGATGTATGCAGACTGTATATGACTCCCGATGCCACTTCCTGGTACCGGCACATCGCAGGGGCCTCTATCGAACTCCGCGACGAGATCAAGAGAATGGAACGTGAAAACCGGACCCCGATGGAGTTCGGCCTAAAGGTGCGTGCCCACCCGGATTCCCTCATCGTCACGGCCCGGAACAAGATGAAGCAGGGCACCGTCGTTACGCTATCTGTATCTCTGCGGGCAAGACTCATCGAAACAGTCTTCCTCAGGAGAGATTCCATCAGGCAGAACCGCCAATTGTTCGAGAGGACTGTTGCCAGACTTGATTCCATCTATCCGGGCAAGGCCGAGGATGCGGCCGAGGGCATATTCTGGAAATCCGTCGACGCAGAAGACGTAAAGGGGTTGATTCAGGGTTGGAAGAACCATGACCTGAATCCACAAACCATGGCCGGGCCTGTCATCCGATTCCTGGAAGAGCACCAGGAGAAATACCTCAGCCATTGGGACGTCTGCCTGTATTCCCCGGGTAACGAGGAATCTCCTGTTGAAGTATCAGGGCACATGATTCGCCCTGCCTTCCGAAGCGTGAAGGATAAGGCCGACTACTACCAGGTGAGCGGAAAATCCAGCAGGGTAGCAAGCCGGGGTAATGAAAAGGCCGGACTATCCGAAGCAGAGATCCAGGAAGCCAAAGAAGCGTTCAAGAAGGACCACCCTGGGAAGCAGGCCAACGTTAGCGATGCCTATTACCGAAGCGCTCGGCAGCGCCCCCTCCTCATGCTTCATGTCCTGAGCCTCGAGAAGGAAGATTCCTGGGTTCCAGCCTGGGGCATCAGCTTCCCAGGCCGCCTTCCGGAAGGGGACACCGTCGAATATGTGGTGAATACGACATGGTTCCGCGAACAGGCCACCGATGAGGTGGATGAAGAATCCATGGAGGCCGGTTCCGATGAAGGCTGA
- a CDS encoding ATP-binding protein, giving the protein MILESCHEEYLILNSGAPEIPVSSPDLEGEEVAPRAGVFIEAMRDIGYSLESAVADIIDNSIAASASQVDLRFGWNHLGQPWFAVLDNGAGMTELDLVEAMRPGTRSPLATRDPKDLGRFGLGLKTASFSQCRRLTVVTRKEGNAIARCWDLDRVRATDQWKLIRPSKQDLNAIPVMEELPPTGTIVFWEQLDRLDLGSSGEHGQAILNEKVASIREHLALVFHRYLAGEPGEQKVSIRINCQPIKPFDPFNSKHPSTTLLTVERFKINGETVEMHPYILPHHSKVTPAEYQGCAGGEGYLRSQGFYIYRNRRLIISGTWFRMARQEELTKLARIRIDIPNTLDYLWTIDVRKSRAHPPETVRQRMKVLMDKIRESAKRPYVHRGAVIAQRSAVAVWRRREFNQRVQYEVNPDHPILVDLRGDLPEEGRMQLDLALAMIGKCFPTALMFSEMAGHPERCDSESADSEFLERLASHLRACFPVEEKGEFRQRLRSMEPFASNQSFVDHFLDGLPEGE; this is encoded by the coding sequence ATGATTCTTGAATCATGCCATGAGGAGTATTTGATCTTGAATTCTGGAGCCCCGGAAATCCCTGTTTCATCCCCCGACCTTGAAGGAGAGGAAGTAGCCCCTCGTGCAGGTGTTTTCATCGAGGCGATGCGGGACATCGGCTATTCCCTTGAGTCAGCCGTTGCAGACATCATCGACAATTCCATTGCCGCCAGCGCCTCCCAGGTCGATCTGAGATTCGGCTGGAATCACCTCGGCCAGCCATGGTTCGCAGTTCTCGACAACGGCGCCGGCATGACCGAATTGGATCTCGTGGAGGCAATGCGGCCCGGAACCCGCAGTCCTCTGGCGACCAGGGACCCGAAGGATTTGGGCCGATTCGGCCTAGGCCTCAAGACTGCGAGCTTCTCCCAGTGCCGGCGGCTCACGGTGGTCACCCGGAAGGAAGGCAATGCGATCGCCAGATGCTGGGACCTTGATCGGGTCAGGGCGACCGACCAATGGAAGCTGATCCGGCCTTCGAAGCAGGATCTGAATGCAATCCCCGTCATGGAAGAGCTCCCTCCAACCGGGACAATCGTCTTCTGGGAGCAGTTGGACCGGCTGGACCTCGGGTCCAGTGGAGAACATGGCCAGGCGATTCTGAATGAAAAGGTTGCCAGCATTCGCGAGCATCTGGCTCTTGTATTCCACCGGTACCTTGCCGGTGAGCCTGGGGAGCAGAAGGTTTCCATTCGGATCAATTGCCAGCCAATCAAACCATTCGACCCGTTTAATTCCAAGCACCCCAGCACTACCCTCCTCACCGTAGAGCGTTTCAAGATCAACGGCGAAACAGTGGAGATGCACCCCTACATACTCCCTCATCATTCAAAGGTCACCCCCGCGGAATACCAGGGCTGCGCTGGCGGGGAAGGCTATCTTCGGTCTCAGGGGTTCTACATCTACAGGAACCGCCGACTCATCATTTCGGGGACGTGGTTCAGAATGGCCCGCCAAGAGGAATTGACAAAACTGGCCAGAATCCGGATCGATATCCCGAACACATTGGACTATCTCTGGACGATCGACGTCAGGAAATCCAGGGCCCACCCTCCGGAAACGGTACGGCAGAGGATGAAGGTCCTGATGGACAAGATCCGTGAGAGTGCAAAACGGCCGTATGTCCACCGAGGTGCAGTAATCGCACAGCGGAGCGCGGTCGCTGTGTGGCGGCGCCGGGAGTTCAATCAGCGCGTCCAGTACGAGGTCAATCCGGACCATCCCATCCTGGTCGACCTTCGTGGTGACCTTCCAGAAGAAGGCCGGATGCAACTGGATCTGGCCCTGGCCATGATCGGGAAATGCTTCCCCACGGCCCTCATGTTCAGCGAAATGGCTGGCCACCCGGAACGATGCGATTCGGAATCCGCGGATTCGGAGTTCCTTGAGCGGCTGGCTTCGCATCTGAGGGCCTGCTTCCCGGTTGAGGAAAAGGGGGAGTTCAGGCAGCGCCTCCGCTCCATGGAACCGTTTGCCTCCAATCAATCCTTTGTCGACCATTTCCTTGATGGACTGCCGGAGGGCGAATGA